DNA from Artemia franciscana chromosome 8, ASM3288406v1, whole genome shotgun sequence:
CTAGGGGAGTGGGCAGTCGAGGGGGTACCTACTTTCAGAAAGCATGTACACTAAGTGGTGCGCACCAAGAGTGGTTGAAACTATGCCAAGGGTGGGGGAACTTCGCGGTACTCGTGTCGTTCTGAGATTTACTTTAGTTGTTGGAAAAAGGCCCCCCTTGAgggtaattcttttttttattgttttaataaaaataaataaaagtattgtTATTATAGGGGGAGGgcgctttatttttttttatggaatatttaagatacaaaaagaatattttccaaaatctagagTGGTTGAGGGGGAATTTTTGGttcttcttgtttatttttaagaaagacCCCAAACCTGTGGGTGTCATGGAATTAGAGATTATTATGTtgctaagataaaaaaaaacactttttaaaaacttttcctttaaatcttgaGTTGCATtataaactgaaattaaatcctccagttttaattatttttaatgtgaGCTTATTTTGTCTAGAACTGGGCCTATCATTGTAAAACGGCTcagatttatcttttttttctttttttttgtaaaaatacgGAGCATGAAGCGAGTAACCTTGTTGACAAAAATCGTTTATCCGGAAAGAATAATCTGAAAATATAAGGAAGGAATTATAATAATGTAGACAATTACTTATCCTGTTTTCTATTGCTAGAAAACATGCTTGTGttttgttatgtatattttgtagtaaaatatattatattctcAGACATGTATCTATAGgtattatgttatttttaattacattttattattatatggtgtattgaatataaaaatttattctattaaatattataGTACATGTTTTAACATAATGaatatattcaaattaaaatttaagagaaatATAATAAGACTTTATAATATTTTAGGCAGTGACTTGTCCTTCTTTGCATAGCTAAACAAAAtcttatgttttgttttcttttcagaaaatcaaGCTGGGCTTTTCAGAGACTCTGGACTTGAGCATCTCGGGGTCAATGTCGGAGTTCTAACTTCCATTGTGAATCAGCAGCAATCACATTCTCGCGCTGAAATTTGGCTCAAAGCTGCCACCATTGCAGTTCCTATAGCTGGAGGATGTATCCTCGTCATCTTGATAATGCTTGCTGTCAAAATGCTGAATGCAAACCGAATAGCAGAACCTTTGCCACATAATAAAGATTCACAAAACGTTCTGCAAAAAGTTCTCTGCTCAAAAGGGACAGAGTATGCTTTGTGTCCAGCTCGACCCCCTAGGACTGTGCCGATGGTGCAAAAGAAATTCCCTGCTGCTAGACGGTCTCAAAGCCTACAAAACTTTGTGCAGCCATATAGTCATTATCAGTATAAGTGTGCATATAATGTAACTGTGCTTAAAGAGCCATTTGGTGATAGAAGTGCATTAATCAGCAACAGTTTTAAACCTATTGTGGCGCAAAACAAGTTGCCTGATCAATGCCGGAATCCTGGCATGATTGTttgattatctttttttattatttttttttttttttggagtctATGGTTTTTTCGAAgttatttgtattaatttttttggcgaactcgtttttgaaataaaagtaatttcttTCAGTTACCTACATGGTATGTTTGACCttaatactattactaccactaataacatttttttaagtagcaaatcacctgaggccaacagccCTACTTTACCCAAATCTTTGCATAGCTTTACTCTTGTGTCCCCTTGCATCTAGCTTCGATTTCCTCTAAATTCTTTTCTGTGACTTCATCTGACAACGTGTATTGTTGTATTGTAGCCATCTATGTTGACCATCTCAACATAATAGACTCAATATAACGTTTATATGAGCCTTTCTTATCTTGAGTCAATATATCCCCCTTTAAATTTTAGTGTCAAATCACTAGCTTTGCCAACGCTATGAAGTAAACTGTGTTAATTTCCCGACTAACCCTGTAACGCTAGAAGATAATTAGCAGCTTCTGAACAGCAGTCCTGAACTTTcaacttaaaatattttcctgTTCCTAAGATGTTGTAATATGCCCTCATGACAAATTTGGATGAACATAATGTCTTTTATCATTCCGAAAACAATGCTCTGAAAGGCTCAATGTactctctctctccttttttttcctgttatattaatcttgctttttttttttaacattctggATATGTATTGtaccttctatttttttttactccctaTCTAGTTTCtttgaaagttaaaaattagTGTCAACCCTGATTGCCCACTTCTATGATATATGAGTTCGAAATAACAGAATTATAGGTTAATCAAGCGATGTGCAGCGTTGTCAACATGGTATAATTGTATTGTTTTCGTACAATTTAGAGGTTGTTTCAAAGAAACTTTAACATTTTAGTGTCAAACCACCAGCTCTGCCAACGCTATGAAGTAAACTCTGTTAATTTCCTGACTAAAGATGTAACGCcagaagatttaaaaatttaccctaacaagaagaaaattttggataaattaaaactttaacatATCCGAGTAAAAAAggaccaaaaaaactgaaatgtaCAGGGAAAATTGTACTACAAATTTTTCGAATGTACTGCACTGCACCAAGACCTCAAAATTGTACGAAAATAATACAATTATACCACGTTGGCAACGCTGCACAGCACATGATTAACCTATAATTCTGTTATTTCGAACTCTTATATCATAGAAGTGGGCAATCAGGGCTGACACTCCTAGTGATCGCCATTTATTCATAGCCATTTGTAGTGATTTTATATTGTCTAAATAAAAATCCTTAAATCAGCACATATATCACTAggctattgaagaaaatcataaataagtaaaaaaaaaatcagtaaaatcaagtaatttttttttttcaccgggcGCTAGTCCTGTGTGCAATAGTTCCTTATTATGTAGCAGTCAGTCGATGATGGCATAAGTCAATCGAATTCTTTAAAGAAGTTAATTGACCCTGTTATTCATTAGAAACGCCGCAGCTCAGTTAGACACACATTTATAAGCTGACAACTTTGCATAAGAGGATCATTTTTTGTTTAGATGTGAAATCTTCTTTTAAAACCCGGAAACGGAAAACGATTCTTACATCGTTGTAGTAGATGGCTCTATTACAATGTTCATTACCAAGATTTATGCTTTCTTGAAGTgtgcaaaaacactttttagGTCATTCAAAGCATAACTTGACCTGATTTCTTCATTGAATAGTCggatcatggttgcagcagtagcttcAACTTAGCAAAGAGTGAATCACGGTCCCTATTACCTAAAATGTAGAAAACAAGTTTTGCTTCAAGTACGTGTTTAGACTTGTGAGGTCAGTCAAAGCCCTCCTTGACCTGATTTATTCATTGAATGGCTGGATAATAGCTGGAGTAGTAGCTACAACTTAGTGAAGAGTGAAACACGGCCTCTATTAcctaaaatttagaaaacaacTTTTGCAGAAAATGTCTAGTGACTAATGTTCACCCATGTAATAGTGttctgaaaataataatttgcgTGCTGGATTATGCATTCAGATGAAGAGCGTAATccccccctctaaaaaaatgatttcaagttggaacaaaaaaatacagcatTACAATCAGCATTGTCGAAAGCCCTTAACTGGAGGGTTCGCAGTACCCCACCGTGAAAAACTCCGAAATTCTTATTTGCATAGATGACTGTGGTGCCTCTTCATCTTTTTTCCGAGGGTAATCCATCGAACCAGTGGTTGTAAAATATTGGGAGAAGGCTCGAAAATAGCTTGATACTTTTTTAGGTGACGAAAACAAggaacttttatttatctttagcGCCACAAAACCTCAATTTATGGCCAAAGTCCCGGAGAACGCAAATTCTGAAATAGTCAATTGATTTTTCACTTTCTGATAAAACCTGAAGGAGAGCTCatctaaaattagaaaactgGGTTTACTGACGCTAATTTCTAGCTAAGTCTGGAAGTATACTGGTTTCCTAAAAAGTTAGACctgttttttcaactttttttcaattcagttcattttatttacacCCAATTAGCAAAAACATACACAACTCTCCCATGAAGGGCACAACCGTGTCCTGTGCGGGAGCGCATgacatatatttaaataatcCTCAACAATAATACACATCTCCTAATCCAACCTACCCCGCCCCTATCAACTAGTAATAATAacctataaatatttattaaaatacttGGAGATATATTCCAACTTTacctaattttcaaaaagataatttttcaatctatttttaaacaaaactggTTCTCCGACTCCCTGATTCTCTTCAGAAGACGATTCCGCGCCTTCACGCCCGACTTTAGCACACAAAACTCACCTCTAGCCGAACCTCCAATATCATTGACTAGTAGACTCACAATTCTCGTCTTATACTCATGGAAATGGGcatgatcaaaatgaaaatttctaagaTATGAAGGGCACAGCTGATTTAAACTCTTATAAACAAATACACCAATCTTGTGTTCACATATCTTTTTTACCAGTAAAAATACATAATGACTTAAAACAACTAACCGTATCACTACAATCAAGACGTTCTCCTAAAATACGAAGACTTTTATTTTGCATAACCtacactttttaaaaatttgactcAAAGTTACCTTTATAAATAGAACATCCATACGTTGTATAAGAATGaattaaagaataatatttttcaaagcattTAAGGGTAAAAAATGTTTCAATCTCCGCAGAATCCCAGCACTTCTTGCAATTTTCGATGACAAAATTTCACAATGccgcttaaaattaaaatttacatcCAAATGACAGCCAAGATATTTACAATCAAAAACTTGTATCACTTCCGAAACATCAAACGTCAATTTGAAAGTATTATTTACAATTCGACCTGTcctaccaaaaattaaataatttgttttacttttatttacagACAAAAAACTTGCAGATGTAAACGTCAGTAGTTGAGTAACTGTCTTGTTCGCCTTTTCTCCCTGCTCTTCAAGAGACTTCGCAGTGATGGTAAGCGCTGTATCATCGGCAAACGTGGTTAAATCTGCTTCCGATAAATAGAAACGTAGAGTCTCCACATATATCAAAAATAATAGTGGCCCAAGCACAGAACCTTGTGGCACACCGCACACCAGAGGAAATAACTTACTACTTAAATCACCAGCAACTACTTTCATACTTCTTCCATATAAATACGACATGAACCATTCAAGCAGTGTACTACAAATCCCAAGCACGGACATCCTGCTTAACAAAACTTCCAAATCAACACTGTCGAACGCTTTTCttaaatctacaaaaattgtCATAGGAATAAGCCCTTTTTTGAATGAACCATTTATAAGATCCATCAGGTGATTTAATGCATCAGAGGTTGAGTGTCCTCTCCGGAATCAAAACTGGCTttcagaaagcatgccgagtcCCTCCAGGTAACTGTAGAGGCGTTTATGTGCAACTTTTTCATatagttttgataaaattgGTAAAAGCGATATTGGTCTATAGTTTGTTCGGTCTTTTTTGCATCCTCCCTTGTGAAGGGGTATTATTTTCGATTGCTTGAGCTCACTAGGAAACTTTCCAGTTTCAAAAGACAAGTTAATGAGGAACATAAGGCATGGCATGATATAATTGACTGCGCTTTTCACAGCTCTTAGGCTCAGACCGTCTGTCCCTGCTGCGTTAGATTTCAGATCTTTGATTATTTTCGTCAGTTCACTCTCATCACACTTATCAAATTCAAATGTGCATCTTTCGCCTCTTGTATCATCAAAGAGATTATccaaaaaaatcactttttgcttGAACATCTCACTTAATGTCACTTCCAATTTCTAAGAAAAGCTTACCAAATTCATCCGCTATTAACTGACCATCGGATATTTCATGACCTTCTTCCAGTAGATTCTGACATTCATCTCTATGATTCCTTTTTCCTTTCAGCACATTATTCACTAGATCCCACGTCCCTTTCATATTCCCCTGTTTTTCTTTAAACACTTCACTGTAAAACGGATGCGCTTTCGTCGTATGTGATTTACTTCGTTTCTGAGCAGTTTAAACCCTCTGAAATTCGGCTCAGACGGGGTCAACAAGTCTTGTAAGCATTATTTCTCACTTCAATCAAATCAATAATCTCTTGTGTCATCCAAGGTTTTCTCTTGATATCTTTCCGATGATTTACATATTTGAGAGGACAGCATTCATCATATATTGCAACGAGAACGTtcatattcttttcaaaatcaaggcaTGCGTCCTTTCCCTTGTAAATATCATCCCACAATATAACGCTCACATTTTCAGTAATAATTATGTAATAATTTTGCTAATAATTATGGTATCagtagtagcatgcaaatagaacctttgatttttttttaatccgtcCAGCACacgatgaaagtttcaacttaatattatCAACCTATGTTggcataacgtgttttgatttacttaAATACAGTTTGAATATTGTCCAAAATATTTGCCTtgacaatcctaataagggctcatgccagatttgcctctcactcaatcggactatctcactggactttttctacaattagccatgacttgatgccttCAACTACGTGTTTTTAATTCAACAAATAAAGtgacattatttttatacaatcctattaagccagatttgcctctcactcaattggactatctgtcttggctttttctacaattagcctcACCTTGATGTCCACGACTActagattttaattcaaatgatATGGTTGCTCttaaatcatttttgactcttaaaaagggcagcatgacttccaatttcaaataaaatgagccccatctgaagtttatatgaccagcCATTCTGTAAAAACCTTGTATGTCCCCAGGgtgtaacttacaacctttgccccaTGGCTCTGGAGGGCTGTATAAACCCTGAATGCTATGTTATACTTTATGACGTTATATgattgactattttgaacaaaatggctatctcacaatttcaatcagatgcatttgatCAGGGTAGTCaggggggaggctagttgccctcgatcacttttgactcttaaaaggaaactagaacttccagtttTCGAACGAATGAGTCTCGTCTAAAGTTTCCATAACATcccttccgtaaaaaccttaaGTACCCCCGAGGCATAGCTTCAAACACttcccccaggctctgggggtttgcTTCAACCCCCAGAAACcccagtattagtagtagcagtattaggtgcagtattagtagtagtagtagaagtagcagtagtggtggcatgcaaatattgccttttggctAGCCCAACATCGCCACAAAAAGCCCAGGTAGTTTCAATTTCATACTCAAAGCCCTTTCTAAGATATTTCTGGTGTCTCCTTTCGACAATCTGCATGCAAATGGcgtattttaatttagttcatcTCCCCCCTCAACACT
Protein-coding regions in this window:
- the LOC136030491 gene encoding uncharacterized protein LOC136030491; protein product: MDDRVPQNGSKISEWIPEMSSVIFRSSRIGSIILVFTILPIVAASSSGPIYDDNSSNPSQFKEVRCYCNLPSCVSTGYMCKSSIGTCYSEITEYTGISKWRHGCLEFAARPDLDSCHRDSVPEGGNGLIMCCHDDMCNYVDSLNRRQNNDTNSKNQAGLFRDSGLEHLGVNVGVLTSIVNQQQSHSRAEIWLKAATIAVPIAGGCILVILIMLAVKMLNANRIAEPLPHNKDSQNVLQKVLCSKGTEYALCPARPPRTVPMVQKKFPAARRSQSLQNFVQPYSHYQYKCAYNVTVLKEPFGDRSALISNSFKPIVAQNKLPDQCRNPGMIV